From the genome of Populus alba chromosome 10, ASM523922v2, whole genome shotgun sequence, one region includes:
- the LOC118046369 gene encoding U-box domain-containing protein 11 isoform X2, translating to MRWVLVRLRPRKLIGRRIWSLLSSLLRISYRLLGFFNPLMILAAKKIATLFHSVTWKLERSLANIPYDQFDISEEVQEQVALVRAQLRRATERYGSKNSREISFAFAQPIEKDDGQSPMGNRLTRSRHIENSGGVSHKVAENIQTAVSGSNGSKDHSAYQVASELNVVDGGEKDSLGSKSGEDLKKHDTLKVPDDFLCPISLELMRDPVIVATGQTYERSYIQRWIDTGNSTCPKTQQKLEHLTLTPNYVLRSLITQWCAEHKVEQPTGLANGRIKKSDGSFRDVSGDIAPIQAIVRKLSSRLIEDRRAAVSGVRSLSKRSTDNRILIAEAGAIPVLVNLLTSEDTLIQENAVTSILNLSIYENNKALIMLAGAVPSIVQVLRAGSVEARENAAATLFSLSLADENKIIIGASGAIPALVELLENGSTRGKKDAATALFNLCIYQGNKGRAVRAGIITALLKMLTGSRNCMVDEALTILSVLASNQDAKVAIVKASTIPVLIDLLRTGLPRNKENAAAILLSLCKRDPENLASVSRLGAVIPLTELAKNGTERAKRKATSMLEHLRRLQQN from the exons ATGCGTTGGGTTCTTGTTCGTCTTCGTCCAAGGAAATTAATTGGTCGTCGGATCTGGTCGCTGCTCTCCAGTCTGCTAAGAATCTCTTATCGCTTGCTGGGATTTTTCAATCCACTAATGATTCT TGCTGCCAAGAAAATTGCGACCCTCTTTCACAGCGTGACATGGAAACTGGAGAGGTCTTTGGCTAACATACCATACGATCAATTTGACATATCAGAGGAAGTGCAAGAACAG GTTGCATTGGTGAGGGCACAATTGCGGAGAGCCACAGAAAGATATGGGTCAAAGAACTCAAGGGAGATTTCTTTTGCCTTTGCCCAGCCGATTGAAAAAGATGATGGTCAATCACCAATGGGCAACAGGTTAACTAGAAGTCGGCATATTGAGAATAGTGGCGGTGTCAGTCATAAAGTTGCAGAAAACATTCAGACTGCAGTTTCAGGAAGTAATGGCTCAAAAGATCACTCTGCATATCAGGTGGCCAGTGAATTGAATGTTGTTGATGGTGGCGAGAAAGATTCTTTGGGTAGCAAGAGTGGTGAAGACTTAAAGAAGCATGATACACTTAAAGTCCCTGATGATTTTCTGTGCCCCATATCTCTTGAACTAATGAGGGATCCTGTTATTGTGGCTACAGGACAG ACATATGAAAGGTCTTACATACAGAGATGGATAGATACCGGCAACTCAACATGTCCAAAAACTCAGCAGAAGCTAGAACATTTGACATTGACCCCAAATTATGTTCTAAGAAGTTTAATAACTCAGTGGTGTGCAGAGCACAAGGTTGAGCAACCAACAGGGTTAGCAAATGggaggataaaaaaaagtgatggatCTTTCCGTGATGTTAGTGGGGACATTGCACCTATCCAGGCAATTGTCCGCAAGCTCTCAAGCCGATTGATTGAGGATCGTAGAGCTGCAGTCTCTGGTGTCCGATCGTTGTCCAAAAGAAGCACAGATAACAGAATACTGATAGCAGAAGCAGGAGCCATACCTGTTCTTGTCAACCTTTTAACATCTGAAGATACGTTGATACAAGAAAATGCTGTAACTTCCATCCTTAACCTttctatatatgaaaataacaagGCACTGATAATGCTTGCCGGTGCGGTTCCTTCAATTGTCCAAGTTCTCAGAGCTGGGAGTGTGGAAGCAAGAGAGAACGCTGCAGCAACCCTTTTCAGTTTGTCACTTGCAGATgagaacaaaataataattggtGCATCAGGAGCAATACCAGCTTTGGTGGAATTGCTTGAAAATGGAAGCACTAGAGGAAAGAAAGATGCTGCAACAGCCTTGTTCAATCTTTGCATTTATCAAGGGAATAAGGGCAGGGCTGTAAGGGCAGGGATCATCACAGCCTTATTAAAGATGCTTACAGGCTCCAGAAACTGTATGGTTGACGAGGCATTGACTATTTTGTCAGTTCTAGCCAGCAACCAAGATGCAAAGGTTGCTATAGTAAAAGCCAGCACTATACCTGTTCTGATAGATTTGTTGAGGACAGGACTGCCCCGCAACAAAGAGAATGCAGCAGCCATTTTGCTCTCCTTGTGCAAGAGAGATCCTGAGAA
- the LOC118046369 gene encoding U-box domain-containing protein 11 isoform X1: MAGGEESLVTSVFLLDLVRQICVVGTSGAGDKNNNNNVFRKDCMDLVRRVSLLTHFLEEISGQLGSLNALGSCSSSSKEINWSSDLVAALQSAKNLLSLAGIFQSTNDSDSAAKKIATLFHSVTWKLERSLANIPYDQFDISEEVQEQVALVRAQLRRATERYGSKNSREISFAFAQPIEKDDGQSPMGNRLTRSRHIENSGGVSHKVAENIQTAVSGSNGSKDHSAYQVASELNVVDGGEKDSLGSKSGEDLKKHDTLKVPDDFLCPISLELMRDPVIVATGQTYERSYIQRWIDTGNSTCPKTQQKLEHLTLTPNYVLRSLITQWCAEHKVEQPTGLANGRIKKSDGSFRDVSGDIAPIQAIVRKLSSRLIEDRRAAVSGVRSLSKRSTDNRILIAEAGAIPVLVNLLTSEDTLIQENAVTSILNLSIYENNKALIMLAGAVPSIVQVLRAGSVEARENAAATLFSLSLADENKIIIGASGAIPALVELLENGSTRGKKDAATALFNLCIYQGNKGRAVRAGIITALLKMLTGSRNCMVDEALTILSVLASNQDAKVAIVKASTIPVLIDLLRTGLPRNKENAAAILLSLCKRDPENLASVSRLGAVIPLTELAKNGTERAKRKATSMLEHLRRLQQN, translated from the exons ATGGCCGGCGGAGAGGAAAGCCTGGTCACGTCCGTCTTCCTTCTCGACCTTGTCCGCCAGATTTGTGTTGTGGGGACATCCGGTGCCGGCGATaagaataacaacaacaacgtTTTCAGAAAGGATTGCATGGATCTGGTGCGCAGGGTTTCACTGTTGACACATTTTCTTGAAGAGATAAGTGGGCAATTAGGGAGTTTGAATGCGTTGGGTTCTTGTTCGTCTTCGTCCAAGGAAATTAATTGGTCGTCGGATCTGGTCGCTGCTCTCCAGTCTGCTAAGAATCTCTTATCGCTTGCTGGGATTTTTCAATCCACTAATGATTCT GATAGTGCTGCCAAGAAAATTGCGACCCTCTTTCACAGCGTGACATGGAAACTGGAGAGGTCTTTGGCTAACATACCATACGATCAATTTGACATATCAGAGGAAGTGCAAGAACAG GTTGCATTGGTGAGGGCACAATTGCGGAGAGCCACAGAAAGATATGGGTCAAAGAACTCAAGGGAGATTTCTTTTGCCTTTGCCCAGCCGATTGAAAAAGATGATGGTCAATCACCAATGGGCAACAGGTTAACTAGAAGTCGGCATATTGAGAATAGTGGCGGTGTCAGTCATAAAGTTGCAGAAAACATTCAGACTGCAGTTTCAGGAAGTAATGGCTCAAAAGATCACTCTGCATATCAGGTGGCCAGTGAATTGAATGTTGTTGATGGTGGCGAGAAAGATTCTTTGGGTAGCAAGAGTGGTGAAGACTTAAAGAAGCATGATACACTTAAAGTCCCTGATGATTTTCTGTGCCCCATATCTCTTGAACTAATGAGGGATCCTGTTATTGTGGCTACAGGACAG ACATATGAAAGGTCTTACATACAGAGATGGATAGATACCGGCAACTCAACATGTCCAAAAACTCAGCAGAAGCTAGAACATTTGACATTGACCCCAAATTATGTTCTAAGAAGTTTAATAACTCAGTGGTGTGCAGAGCACAAGGTTGAGCAACCAACAGGGTTAGCAAATGggaggataaaaaaaagtgatggatCTTTCCGTGATGTTAGTGGGGACATTGCACCTATCCAGGCAATTGTCCGCAAGCTCTCAAGCCGATTGATTGAGGATCGTAGAGCTGCAGTCTCTGGTGTCCGATCGTTGTCCAAAAGAAGCACAGATAACAGAATACTGATAGCAGAAGCAGGAGCCATACCTGTTCTTGTCAACCTTTTAACATCTGAAGATACGTTGATACAAGAAAATGCTGTAACTTCCATCCTTAACCTttctatatatgaaaataacaagGCACTGATAATGCTTGCCGGTGCGGTTCCTTCAATTGTCCAAGTTCTCAGAGCTGGGAGTGTGGAAGCAAGAGAGAACGCTGCAGCAACCCTTTTCAGTTTGTCACTTGCAGATgagaacaaaataataattggtGCATCAGGAGCAATACCAGCTTTGGTGGAATTGCTTGAAAATGGAAGCACTAGAGGAAAGAAAGATGCTGCAACAGCCTTGTTCAATCTTTGCATTTATCAAGGGAATAAGGGCAGGGCTGTAAGGGCAGGGATCATCACAGCCTTATTAAAGATGCTTACAGGCTCCAGAAACTGTATGGTTGACGAGGCATTGACTATTTTGTCAGTTCTAGCCAGCAACCAAGATGCAAAGGTTGCTATAGTAAAAGCCAGCACTATACCTGTTCTGATAGATTTGTTGAGGACAGGACTGCCCCGCAACAAAGAGAATGCAGCAGCCATTTTGCTCTCCTTGTGCAAGAGAGATCCTGAGAA
- the LOC118046368 gene encoding transcription repressor MYB4, which produces MRKPCCDKQDTNKGAWSKEEDQKLIDYIRKHGEGCWRSLPQAAGLLRCGKSCRLRWINYLRPDLKRGNFGEDEEDLIIKLHALLGNRWSLIAGRLPGRTDNEVKNYWNSHLRRKLINMGIDPNNHRLNQNLLRSRNPPNPANATSSGLKIQAKQQPTKPRVDSEQTSDAGSCLEDDQCALPDLNLDLTMSIPSSSIAHVQGNPKDNESNFLRPQKIAPSSNLLLSQ; this is translated from the exons ATGAGGAAGCCGTGCTGTGATAAACAAGATACCAACAAAGGAGCCTGGTCTAAGGAAGAAGACCAGAAACTCATAGATTATATTCGAAAACACGGCGAAGGTTGTTGGCGTTCTCTTCCTCAGGCTGCAG GCCTTCTTCGTTGTGGCAAAAGTTGTAGGCTAAGATGGATAAACTATCTTAGGCCAGATCTTAAAAGAGGCAACTTtggtgaagatgaagaagatctCATCATCAAGCTTCATGCACTCCTGGGAAACAG GTGGTCATTAATAGCTGGACGATTGCCTGGACGAACAGACAATGAAGTAAAGAACTATTGGAATTCTCATTTAAGGAGAAAGCTTATAAACATGGGGATTGATCCAAATAATCATCGCTTGAACCAGAATCTCCTGCGTTCACGTAACCCGCCAAATCCTGCTAATGCAACATCATCTGGATTGAAAATTCAGGCCAAACAGCAGCCGACGAAGCCCCGCGTTGACAGTGAGCAAACATCGGATGCCGGAAGTTGCTTAGAGGATGATCAATGTGCCTTGCCTGACCTAAACCTCGACCTCACTATGAGCATTCCTTCTTCTTCAATTGCCCATGTTCAAGGGAATCCAAAGGATAACGAGTCTAATTTTTTGAGGCCACAAAAGATTGCCCCTTCTTCCAACCTTCTTCTCTCCCAGTAG